The Salicibibacter halophilus DNA window TTCTCGTGGTGCAAATCAAGATGGTAATAAGATTGAATTTGCCAGTACGCTTGTTGTTCGTGAATCTTGCGGAAGTTAATTTCAAACCATAAAGGAGATGAAAACGTGCATAACAATCTTTTGAAAGTTTCAGTCTTCGGTTTTTTGGCATCAATACTGTTGGTTGGTTGTGGGGAGATAGATACAGATAACGGAGAAGGTACCGGAGATGAGGAAGGAGAAACAGCTGAAGGAGACGTCAATTTAATTGCTGCTACACAATTGGATGCTGAAAGTGCCTTTGCAGAAGGATTTGCAAGATTTCAAGAAGTCGTCGAAGAAGAAAGCGATGGATCTGTTACTGTAGAGATTCATACTGACGGGGCACTAGGTGGAAATGAAGATGAATTGGTCCAAGGTCTTGAAACGGGTAATGTGGATCTTGTGGCCGCATCACCAGGTTTTATGACTCAAACGGTTGAAGAAGTTGACTTTTTTGCAATGCCCTATTTATTTGAGAGTACCGAGCATTGGGAAAGTGTTGTGGATGGCGAAGTAGGAGAGACAATTGCTAATGAAATAGAAGATAATACAAATTTTAATATCTTGGGATATTGGAGTGCAGGTGTTCGTAATGTATATGGATTCGAACCTGTTGAAACGCCTGAAGATTTAGAAGGGCTCGAACTGAGGTCTCAAGATTCAACAGTCGTTCAGAACACATGGAATGCATTAGGGGCACAACCGTCTAGCGTTGCATGGGATGAAATGTATCAAGCGTTACAAAACCAAGTCGTAGATGCCTCAGAAAATGACTTCACCAATATTTACCAAGAAAGTCACCATGAAGTTGCGTCGTATATTTCCGAGACCGAACATGACTATACGACACGCCTCTTTTTCACGGCTGATCGAATCTATGACAATCTAAATGAAGAACAACAAGAGGCAGTCGAATTGGCGGCAGAAGAAGCTACCATTGCTGCTCGAGAAGCTGATGAGGAATTAGCTGAGGAATCAAGAGAAGCATTATTGGAAGATGGGGCAGAAATTAACGAGGTCGATACAGAGCCATTTATGGAAATAACGGAACCAGTAAGAGAAGAGGCTGTAGAGGATCTTGGAATGGAAGATTTATATCAGGAAGTACTTGATCTTGCAGAAGAACAATGATGTGATTCGTACTCACTATGAGGAATAAGCCTCCAAAATATGGAGGCTTATTCTATCAATAAAAGGCGGTGAAGATATGCGAAAGGCAGTTAATATTCTCGAATATGTCCAACTGCGTATAGCGGCAATATTTTTTGTCATTTTTATTGTTAGTGTAGCCTTACAGGTTGCCTCGCGTTATATCCCGGGCATACATGTTGTTTGGTCCAACCAAGTGGCAACGTATTCCTTTATATGGATGGTGTTTATGGGAGCCGCTGTAATGGTGCGTTACCGTGAACATTTTAGATTGGGAATTTTAATCGAAAATACTAAAGGCATCAGACTTGTAATTATACAATCGTTAATTCACTTTATAATTATCGGCTTCGGCGCGGTTATGATCATCGATGGTTTAACGTTAACCGAGCAATTTTGGGGTTGGACCATCACCAATTTACCGCAACTACAACAAGGATACGTCTGGGTCGCAATTCCAGTTTCAGGTTTTACGATGATTGTGTATTCTTTAGGGAATTTCTTGGACGATATTAAGGATTACTCTAATAAAGGAAGGGAGTGGGGTAAATGACGGGTCTGATCTTGGTTTTGTTATTTGCGGTCTATTAGTCCTCGGAGTTCCAATTGCCTTTGCAATAGGCATTGTGGCGTATGTAGGTATCGTTATACTGGATACGATACCGGTAACGATGGTTGTACAAAGTATGTTTGCTGGATTGGAATCTTTTGTGTTGATCGCTGTACCACTTTTTATTTTAGCAGCAAATATCATGAACAAGGGTGATATATCAGAGCGTCTTATTAATTTGGCAATTGCCCTTATAGGACATATACGTGGAGGTTTAGCTCAAGCAAATATTGTAGTTTCGATGTTTTTTGGAGGTATTTCTGGAGCTGCGCAGGCGGATACAGCTGGAGTTGGAAAAGTGTTAATTCCCAGTATGATTAGAGAAAATTACAGTAAAGATACATCTGTAGCTGTAACTGCTGCCTCTTCAACCATGGGAATAATCATCCCACCTAGTATACCAATGGTTGTTTACGGTGGATTGACAAATGTTTCTGTTGGTCAGATGTTTATGGGAGGCATTATTCCAGGTGTTTTAATGGGCTTAGGAATGATGGCGATGGTAGGGTATATGTCTCACCGACATCAATATCCTCGTCATAAGAGATTACAATTAAAGGAGATAGCCATACAAGCAGTCAAAAGTATACCTCCTTTATTGACTCCGGTGATTATCTTAGGCGGTATCATAGGAGGGTTTGTTACACCTACCGAAGCTGCTATTTTAGCCTGTTTATATGCTTTTATTTTGGCATACTTTTTCTATCGTACAATTAAAATAAAAGATTTACCGGGAATTTTATATGACACGTTGATGCTCAGTTCATTGACACTGTTTGCGTTAGCGACTG harbors:
- a CDS encoding TRAP transporter large permease, coding for MVAYVGIVILDTIPVTMVVQSMFAGLESFVLIAVPLFILAANIMNKGDISERLINLAIALIGHIRGGLAQANIVVSMFFGGISGAAQADTAGVGKVLIPSMIRENYSKDTSVAVTAASSTMGIIIPPSIPMVVYGGLTNVSVGQMFMGGIIPGVLMGLGMMAMVGYMSHRHQYPRHKRLQLKEIAIQAVKSIPPLLTPVIILGGIIGGFVTPTEAAILACLYAFILAYFFYRTIKIKDLPGILYDTLMLSSLTLFALATATALGRLISYYNVPVIVSGFFETALPYEWMFLLTVILLFLFIGMFLDTIPAIILFVPIVLPTAMDFGIDPVHFGIIIMMCLAVGLVTPPYGLCLLLASSIAKLPIGRSFIALLPYIGITILVILIISFVPQLFMWVPEIMR
- a CDS encoding TRAP transporter small permease, giving the protein MRKAVNILEYVQLRIAAIFFVIFIVSVALQVASRYIPGIHVVWSNQVATYSFIWMVFMGAAVMVRYREHFRLGILIENTKGIRLVIIQSLIHFIIIGFGAVMIIDGLTLTEQFWGWTITNLPQLQQGYVWVAIPVSGFTMIVYSLGNFLDDIKDYSNKGREWGK
- a CDS encoding TRAP transporter substrate-binding protein yields the protein MRKLISNHKGDENVHNNLLKVSVFGFLASILLVGCGEIDTDNGEGTGDEEGETAEGDVNLIAATQLDAESAFAEGFARFQEVVEEESDGSVTVEIHTDGALGGNEDELVQGLETGNVDLVAASPGFMTQTVEEVDFFAMPYLFESTEHWESVVDGEVGETIANEIEDNTNFNILGYWSAGVRNVYGFEPVETPEDLEGLELRSQDSTVVQNTWNALGAQPSSVAWDEMYQALQNQVVDASENDFTNIYQESHHEVASYISETEHDYTTRLFFTADRIYDNLNEEQQEAVELAAEEATIAAREADEELAEESREALLEDGAEINEVDTEPFMEITEPVREEAVEDLGMEDLYQEVLDLAEEQ